In Ochrobactrum vermis, the following proteins share a genomic window:
- a CDS encoding citrate synthase, which produces MDWLTAEEALAVLQTKPQTLYANVSRGRIRSKPLPNDPRRSLYRSEDVHGLAGRRPGRKRDSVVAADTIRWGLPIMRSGISTIIDGRLLYRGCDAAELSETATLEEVAALLWQMDFDNINSGENDAKLDSCQTITPPLERLFTVFGVRAANDLPSSGRSTAVLQREASGLLQLFHNTVLGVPLSDMPMHERIASAWQKPHASDVIRRVLVLLADHELNASAFATRVAASTGAPLSAAVLAGLSTLIGPRHGRAATAATAIVAQTRQIGAEAAIKNQLRQGTQFHFFGHPLYRETGDIRASALLEYLELPAPYRDLEQNAADILGEKPNVDFALAAITEIYDLPPDAPLFLFALARITGWLAHALEQADNGSLIRPRAEFTPPLE; this is translated from the coding sequence ATGGATTGGCTTACAGCGGAAGAGGCTCTTGCCGTTCTTCAGACAAAACCGCAGACTCTTTACGCAAATGTGAGTCGTGGCCGCATCCGTTCCAAGCCATTGCCTAACGATCCCAGACGCAGCCTCTATAGATCGGAGGACGTCCATGGTCTGGCTGGCAGGCGGCCCGGTCGCAAGAGAGATAGTGTTGTTGCCGCCGACACTATTCGTTGGGGCCTACCGATCATGCGTTCAGGCATTTCGACCATTATTGATGGTCGCCTGCTCTATCGCGGCTGTGACGCTGCTGAATTGTCCGAAACGGCAACACTGGAAGAAGTGGCTGCATTGCTGTGGCAGATGGATTTTGACAATATCAACAGCGGCGAAAACGACGCGAAACTGGACAGTTGCCAGACCATTACCCCGCCATTGGAGCGGCTTTTTACTGTTTTTGGCGTTCGCGCTGCAAACGACTTGCCTAGCTCTGGACGCTCCACAGCAGTCCTGCAACGGGAAGCTTCCGGTTTATTGCAACTGTTCCACAATACCGTTCTTGGTGTTCCTTTATCCGATATGCCGATGCACGAGCGTATTGCTTCAGCCTGGCAAAAGCCGCACGCCAGCGATGTGATCCGGCGCGTTCTGGTGCTTCTCGCAGACCATGAACTGAATGCATCGGCATTCGCCACGCGCGTCGCCGCATCGACAGGAGCCCCACTCTCTGCGGCAGTTCTTGCCGGACTATCAACATTGATCGGCCCACGACATGGACGAGCTGCCACGGCTGCAACAGCTATTGTTGCGCAGACGCGACAAATAGGGGCGGAAGCGGCAATCAAGAATCAGCTCAGGCAAGGCACACAATTCCATTTCTTTGGCCATCCGCTCTATCGCGAAACAGGAGATATTCGCGCCTCCGCATTGCTGGAATATCTGGAGCTACCTGCCCCGTATCGTGACTTGGAACAAAACGCTGCGGACATCCTCGGCGAAAAGCCGAATGTCGACTTCGCACTTGCAGCTATTACAGAAATTTATGACCTCCCGCCGGACGCGCCACTGTTTCTATTCGCGCTCGCACGCATCACGGGATGGCTTGCTCATGCGCTAGAACAGGCAGATAACGGGTCTCTTATACGCCCAAGGGCAGAATTCACTCCGCCTCTTGAATAG
- a CDS encoding SDR family oxidoreductase produces the protein MDLGLKGRKAIVCASSKGLGRACAEALAEAGCDLVLNGRNEEILAEAAEKIRKTFGVKVEAVAADVSTVEGQAKLLSACPAPDILVNNNGGPAFKDFRLLDRDAILQGVTQNMVTPIELIKAVIDGMVERRFGRIVNITSTSVYAPIPGLDLSSGARAGLTAFLAGVARTVAASNVTINNILPGAFDTDRLRNGFAFSAQKNGTTPDAEAAKRASSIPAGRIGQPKEFGQACAFLCSEHSGFITGQNLVIDGGAYQSAF, from the coding sequence GTGGACTTGGGCCTGAAGGGTCGAAAAGCAATAGTGTGCGCTTCCAGCAAGGGACTTGGACGGGCTTGCGCGGAGGCGCTCGCCGAAGCCGGGTGTGATTTAGTTCTCAATGGGCGAAATGAAGAAATCCTCGCGGAAGCTGCGGAGAAAATTCGCAAGACATTTGGCGTCAAGGTTGAAGCCGTTGCTGCGGACGTATCTACTGTCGAAGGACAGGCAAAACTCCTTTCCGCCTGCCCTGCGCCGGACATTCTCGTAAACAATAATGGTGGTCCGGCCTTCAAGGATTTTCGGCTTCTTGATCGCGACGCAATCCTTCAAGGTGTGACACAAAATATGGTTACGCCCATAGAACTGATTAAAGCCGTGATCGATGGGATGGTCGAACGTCGTTTCGGCCGTATCGTCAACATCACATCGACGTCAGTATACGCTCCCATCCCGGGACTTGATCTCTCATCCGGCGCTCGCGCCGGCCTGACAGCATTTCTCGCTGGCGTCGCCCGCACGGTCGCCGCATCCAATGTGACGATCAACAACATTCTTCCCGGTGCGTTCGACACGGATCGTCTTCGCAACGGATTTGCATTCTCTGCCCAGAAGAACGGTACAACACCGGATGCGGAAGCGGCGAAGCGCGCATCGTCGATTCCTGCCGGACGGATTGGTCAACCGAAGGAATTCGGTCAAGCCTGCGCCTTCCTTTGTTCGGAACATTCCGGGTTCATTACCGGGCAGAATCTCGTTATCGATGGCGGCGCGTATCAGAGTGCGTTTTAA
- a CDS encoding citrate synthase/methylcitrate synthase → MNSGLEDVIAAETVLSDVDGLAGRLVIRGRSLDDLVPQSSVEDGIELLWDGFFDDLPTGVELQKALGEARVQVFHHTDALDDTLMELPPIEALRALMARIPDEDDLAAALHLMAAPAVFTTAILRGHKGRRPIRPDPTLPHSADILRMMNAGMPDEAEVAGLNTYLMTVSDHGLNASTFAARVVASTRAGLTSSLLAAISALKGPLHGGAPGPVLDMLDAIGRPDNAERWLEAAVADGERLMGFGHRVYRVRDPRADALKSALKRIEALKHERGEHRVELAEAVEKAAIAVLKRHKPDRSLETNVEFYTALLLEQLGFPREAFTCVFAMGRTMGWIAHCREQMATNKLIRPQSRYVGPKVELVA, encoded by the coding sequence ATGAATAGCGGACTTGAAGATGTGATTGCTGCCGAAACCGTGTTGTCTGACGTCGATGGTCTTGCGGGCAGATTGGTCATTCGCGGTCGGTCGCTGGACGATCTGGTTCCGCAAAGCAGTGTTGAAGACGGGATCGAGCTATTATGGGACGGATTTTTTGACGATTTGCCTACGGGCGTCGAGCTTCAGAAAGCGCTTGGCGAAGCGCGCGTGCAGGTATTCCATCATACGGACGCTCTTGATGACACATTGATGGAGCTGCCGCCTATAGAAGCTCTTCGCGCACTGATGGCCCGCATTCCTGACGAGGACGATCTGGCTGCCGCCTTGCATTTGATGGCGGCACCGGCAGTCTTCACAACAGCCATTCTGCGTGGGCATAAGGGTCGTCGTCCTATTCGTCCTGACCCGACGCTGCCTCATAGCGCGGACATTCTGCGTATGATGAATGCAGGAATGCCTGATGAAGCGGAAGTTGCAGGGCTAAACACTTATCTCATGACGGTATCCGATCACGGATTGAATGCTTCGACCTTCGCCGCACGTGTCGTGGCATCGACTCGGGCCGGCTTGACCTCTTCTCTGCTCGCTGCGATCAGCGCGTTGAAAGGACCGTTGCACGGTGGTGCCCCTGGGCCGGTGCTCGATATGCTTGATGCAATTGGTAGACCTGACAACGCCGAACGGTGGCTTGAAGCAGCCGTTGCCGACGGGGAAAGACTGATGGGGTTCGGTCACCGGGTCTATCGCGTGCGTGACCCGCGCGCTGATGCTTTGAAAAGCGCCTTGAAGCGCATCGAAGCACTCAAGCATGAGCGAGGAGAACACCGGGTTGAGTTGGCAGAAGCGGTAGAAAAAGCTGCAATCGCGGTTCTCAAGCGCCATAAGCCCGATCGGTCTCTCGAAACCAATGTGGAATTCTATACCGCTCTATTGCTTGAACAATTAGGTTTTCCACGAGAGGCGTTCACCTGTGTTTTTGCTATGGGAAGAACCATGGGCTGGATAGCGCATTGCCGTGAACAGATGGCGACGAACAAGCTCATTCGTCCGCAATCACGTTATGTTGGCCCTAAAGTAGAGCTTGTCGCGTAA
- a CDS encoding NADP-dependent malic enzyme, translating to MTKKTPPTSRSDFDEAALFFHRYPKPGKLEIQATKPLGNQRDLALAYSPGVAAPCLAIHEDPATAAEYTARGNLVAVVSNGTAVLGLGNIGALASKPVMEGKAVLFKKFADIDVFDIEIDAHEIGRIVDVVAALEPTFGGINLEDIKAPECFEVEEQLRAKMNIPVFHDDQHGTAIIVASAVLNGLELAGKKINDAKIVTSGAGAAALACLNLLVNLGAKRENIWVCDLEGVVYEGRNTLMDRWKEVYAQKTDARVLADVIGGADVFLGLSAAGVLKPELLNQMAEKPLIMALANPKPEIMPEEARAARADAMICTGRSDYPNQVNNVLCFPYIFRGALDVGATAINEEMKLAAVRAIAALAREEPSDVAARAYSGDTPTFGPDYIIPSPFDQRLILRIAPAVAKAAMETGVATRPIEDMEAYLDRLNRFVFRSGLIMKPVFAAARAQEKPKRVIYADGEDERVLRAAQVVIEERIAAPILVGRPQVIETRLRRYGLKIRPGTDFELINPEDDPRYRDYVDLYLSYTGRQGVTPEAARTIVRTNSTAIAALAVMRDEADAMICGLEGRFERHLRVVRQIIGKVPGIRDYSALSLLISQRGALFLTDTYVNVEPGANEIAEMAILAAKEISRFGIEPKAALVSHSNFGSKESVSAEKMREAAAILAEKAPELESDGEMHGDSALSQALRDRVFPNSRLKGEANLLVFPNLDAANITLNVVKMVTDALHVGPILLGAARPAHILTPSVTSRGVVNMTALAVVEALQKSGETLRKKK from the coding sequence ATGACCAAGAAAACACCTCCCACTTCCCGTTCGGATTTCGATGAAGCAGCTCTGTTCTTCCACCGTTACCCGAAGCCCGGAAAGCTGGAAATTCAGGCGACAAAGCCCCTTGGCAACCAACGCGATCTGGCGCTGGCCTACTCGCCCGGTGTCGCTGCTCCCTGCCTCGCAATCCACGAAGACCCAGCAACTGCCGCCGAATATACGGCCCGTGGCAATCTCGTTGCCGTTGTTTCGAACGGAACAGCGGTTCTCGGTCTTGGTAATATTGGCGCGCTTGCGTCCAAACCGGTCATGGAAGGCAAGGCTGTCCTTTTCAAGAAATTCGCCGACATCGACGTTTTTGACATTGAAATCGACGCCCATGAAATCGGTCGCATTGTCGATGTCGTTGCCGCGTTGGAACCGACTTTCGGCGGCATCAATCTCGAAGATATCAAGGCGCCGGAATGCTTCGAGGTTGAAGAACAGCTTCGTGCTAAAATGAACATCCCTGTTTTTCATGACGATCAGCACGGCACGGCAATCATTGTTGCGTCGGCTGTTCTGAATGGTCTGGAACTCGCCGGCAAAAAAATCAACGACGCAAAGATTGTAACCTCCGGTGCCGGCGCTGCGGCTCTTGCTTGCCTTAATCTCCTCGTCAATCTTGGCGCAAAACGCGAAAATATCTGGGTCTGCGATCTCGAAGGCGTTGTCTACGAAGGCCGTAACACGCTGATGGATCGCTGGAAGGAAGTTTACGCCCAGAAAACTGACGCACGAGTTCTGGCTGACGTCATTGGCGGCGCCGACGTTTTCCTTGGCCTTTCGGCAGCTGGCGTGCTGAAGCCCGAACTTCTGAATCAGATGGCAGAGAAGCCGCTCATCATGGCGCTTGCCAATCCCAAGCCTGAAATCATGCCGGAAGAAGCCCGTGCGGCCCGCGCTGACGCCATGATCTGCACCGGACGCTCGGATTATCCTAATCAGGTCAACAACGTACTCTGCTTCCCTTACATCTTCCGCGGCGCGCTTGATGTCGGTGCGACTGCAATTAACGAAGAAATGAAGCTCGCGGCCGTTCGCGCCATTGCCGCGCTTGCCCGCGAGGAGCCTTCCGATGTCGCGGCGCGCGCTTATTCCGGTGACACACCGACTTTTGGACCTGACTACATCATCCCGTCGCCGTTCGATCAGCGTCTGATTCTCCGTATCGCCCCGGCAGTGGCCAAGGCCGCGATGGAAACAGGTGTTGCGACGCGCCCGATCGAAGACATGGAGGCCTATCTCGACCGCCTGAACCGCTTCGTCTTCCGCTCCGGTCTCATCATGAAGCCGGTCTTTGCCGCCGCTCGCGCTCAGGAAAAGCCAAAGCGGGTCATTTATGCCGATGGTGAAGATGAGCGCGTGCTTCGCGCCGCTCAGGTGGTGATCGAAGAACGCATCGCTGCTCCGATTCTCGTCGGACGCCCTCAGGTTATTGAAACACGCTTGCGTCGCTATGGCCTCAAAATCCGCCCGGGCACAGATTTCGAACTCATCAATCCTGAAGACGATCCGCGTTACCGCGACTATGTCGATCTCTATCTGTCCTACACCGGCAGACAGGGCGTGACGCCGGAAGCTGCACGTACCATCGTCCGCACAAACTCGACCGCAATTGCCGCTCTCGCCGTTATGCGTGATGAAGCTGACGCCATGATCTGCGGCCTGGAGGGCCGGTTCGAACGCCACCTTCGCGTCGTACGCCAGATCATCGGTAAAGTTCCCGGTATTCGCGACTATTCCGCCTTGAGCCTGCTTATTTCGCAGCGTGGCGCACTCTTCCTCACTGACACTTACGTCAACGTCGAACCGGGTGCGAACGAAATCGCGGAAATGGCAATTCTGGCTGCAAAGGAAATCAGCCGGTTTGGTATTGAGCCAAAGGCAGCGTTGGTATCTCATTCGAATTTCGGGTCGAAAGAGTCAGTCAGCGCCGAAAAGATGCGTGAAGCAGCAGCAATTCTTGCAGAGAAAGCGCCGGAACTCGAATCCGACGGTGAAATGCATGGCGATTCTGCCCTTTCGCAGGCATTGCGTGATCGTGTATTCCCCAACTCGCGCCTGAAAGGTGAAGCCAATCTTCTGGTCTTCCCAAATCTCGATGCTGCAAACATCACGCTGAACGTGGTCAAGATGGTTACGGACGCTCTGCATGTAGGCCCAATTCTGCTGGGCGCGGCCCGCCCCGCACATATTCTCACGCCATCGGTCACCTCGCGTGGTGTCGTCAATATGACTGCGCTGGCAGTCGTCGAAGCTTTGCAAAAATCAGGTGAAACCCTTCGTAAGAAGAAGTAA